GTGCTAAAATATTTTCGTgcagtttttaaggttccgtacccaaagggtaaaaacgggaccctattactaagactccgctgtctgtctgtccgtctgtcaccaggctgtacatctcgtgaaccgtgatagctagacagctgaaattttcacagatgatgtatttctgttgccgctataacaacaaatactaaaacagaataaaataaatatacttaagtggggctcccatacaacaaacgtgttttttttgccgtttatcgcgtaatggtacggaacccttagtgcgcgagtccgactcttaGGCCATTAGACTCATAGGCCAGTGTATTTTtcggttatatctatctttgctcatacTGTTGAGGTAATATTTTTTCGCTAGATAGATAAAACATGTAATCACGGTTCTACAAAAGGTTTATCAGAAAATTGTGAAATGCATAGAAAGAGtcataggccaatcaaattggatccaaaaataacgttttaaggattttttttttattctacgtctgtggcaaacaagcatacggcccgcctgatgttaagcatgtatatatatgtttattttatattctagattacaggttttaattatttacgtttgtaataattgaaccataatttactttctgttcatagtgttcgtttgtctatcttgatctgtttattgtttcattctcaattgctcaaaggttgactggaagagatcccttatagggataagtccgcctttgtacattgtatatatttatgttcttttattgtgtttgtaatctgtcttatgtacaataaagtgtttacatacatacatacatacattaagcagtctccgtagcctatgtacgcctgcaactccagaggagttacatgcgcgttgccgaccctaacactcctctccctcgagctctggcaaccttactcaccggcaggaacacaacactattagtagggtctagtgttatttggctgcggttttctgtaaggtggaggtacctccccagttgggctctgctctagatctggaatgacatccgctgtcctgtgccctaccacacaaagcgagatgtcattcacagtgcccatacctctcttaattcccagcaagcttgAAATAGTTTTAATACTTTCATTTGGGAGCCTTATGAGATAAGTTTTGTCTTGGATTGCCAAACCTctcgatgtagaaggaacccaccatcaattacaATGGCACCACCAGCAAAGTTTGGTCGATCACACTGGTAAAAAGGCGTTGCCGGATTTTTAACAtgattttaccaaaaaaaaaaatttagtagcggccattttttttacaatttagacTACGAATTTTCGGATCCCTAGATATAAATTTTCATAAAGAACACATTTTTTGTCGGATGTACCGTTTTCGatctactaaaaaaaattgaaaaagagcAAAATTGTATGCACACTTCCTGGGATGAAGCAAACTCGGACACTCGGATTATTTAATAATCAGAATCAGTGCACAATTTGCGATAGTTCGAAGTATTTTTTGATttaaggctgttccatcggtttgccgctgtctttgtcacatttcgcaagaaagaacgggaaagaacatacgcgccaaatGTCAATATTGATCGAagtttgtcggtttttatttattttaaaaacgttaccttacaatatcgaaatcctaaagctatgaaattactatttatgtaaagattgttttttttttgtttttttgtttatagtatcacataataaataaccaaataaagtaggattaaaagtccgagttagaggttacttcgggaattaattgtatcgagcgaagtgtcataattcgtgtatcggaagctatgttgttaaacataatatagtcaagaactacatatattttttccacgtctacgaatatcaacgccttttagaaaaacatgatcatataaggagatttttcgccttctggctcagggaaccgccttaaaggtGGGTTGTCAAAGAGGTGACGTATAGTGAGAGCCGCGCTTgttgctagggttgtcactcgCTAGATGCATAGATGGTGCACTAAGCACTAACCTTGTGTGTATGCAGTCAATAGGGTTCCCAACCAGGTGGCGCGTGGTGAGAGCCGCGCTGGCGGCCAGCAGGGCTGCCGTCGTCGCGCCGCAGTGCAGCCGGAAGGCAATCGAGTCGATCTTAGGGTTCACACCTTGCTGTTATCAAAATATAactcttttaataaaatataatacaaggTGCCTGGGTTTTGCCCTGCTGCTGGCGGCATTTTGGTTAGGTggttttttgcatattttatatgaattattttatttttctttaaaaaactgtaaaatgCCTAACTGAAGATAAACACTAAATATGGGTGATACacatacagggtgaccttagccattggacaaaccctgaaatatcacgtagggttacttctcaggaatgctctaacgttaatatttttttttattagaacaaaagataaaaaaaaaatcaaaacaaaattaattccaatgatcgacaacaaaaagaaacatactgaattaatcattggcagtgtttttgacaacttgttcgaaaatgtgagGCAATGATGACatatgtcaaaagtcagaatcttatttaTGTCATAAATGTAAAGgtgaaggttgactggtagagaatgccttgtagcattaagtccgccttttgtacatttgtatttttcttttgtgcaataaagattaaataaataaataaaacaaataaaaaagataatcaataaggtcgaagaaggtttcatactatttattacctcggGAGCTATTAAACTCTGATGGGGTGAGGCTAAGCCACGAATTAATGGCTAAGCAGAGGGCAATGTTATGAATAGAGCACAACGGATGAATCTTCAATGAATATATTTAGTAAATTAGTTACCACAATTaatctaaatataataataataataacagcacAGACTGTTTTTATCGAATGACAATCCATTGACTTGACAGTTCaattctatattatatatttgaaatatgtTCTAAGTGGCCTGTAGCTTGCAACCTTATTTCAacacacatacaggctgcttctaagtaaaaaatcgtaatttgttaatttcttcataaccgctacaccggtcgTTATGATAatttgtatactgattctaaatgcCCTAATGCATAtttacatttcggctttgtccaatggctaaggacaacctgtatatttttttgtttctattgTTTCACATCACACCGCGGCACTGACGGGACAATATTGTGCACGTTTAAAGTGATGTCCGCATCCGATATGTAGACCGCCTAACGATGAAACATacaaaattcatcatcatcattaacttaagagttattctcttgtcggcttccagctttccctatcccgcgccagctctttgactttttgatacgacacgacccctactttttctttcacttgatctaaaaagctgcgtctgggttttcctctaccccgcttccttcctatccgcccctccaggatagttttaaagaagtagtcgtgtcgtattaagtgaaAAACCGGTCTATCATACACAAAAGCACTAatcagtcatccagacgccgaagtgtcaaaactgaaattgaactttatgcatatgcatgtaggtctatgttgctctgacGGATTAattggtctttggcgttgaacctaccgTGCATATACATCGGTcatggcgtccaaaaggttaaaagttGCATGGTACGGCAACCTCGGGGCGCGAGTGCACTTGTGTGTTTGTATTACACTGAccattctaaaggggcccactgactatcagtccgccggacgatatcggcctgtcagttgttcggaactgtcaaattttggtCCATAACGCCCCAACCGCCCCTAGGGTCATCAAACTTAATGAGCTCTCTGAAAATGAGCAATCACGCACACTCCCGCCGCCCGCTCGCTTAAGGGCCGCAGTGGGGCCGGtattcatacatacatttacatacttacatacaaaaGTCAAGGTTAACGGAAAAGTAATTATTTGTAATACAAGTATACCTCTACCGGTGAAGCTAAATTTCACGTAAagtcctaaaatatacattaacaACCGAGATATGGAAATATAATActggttaatttgtatgaacaTAATATTGATATTCGATACCTGAATACACATGCGAAATATAATAAGAGTATACACACGACATCACTAGACATGATTTCacatagtattatataatctgacAACATTGTTATGCAACAGCACATCACTTAGCCCAATTCCAATTGCGTCCGTCAGAAAAAACAAATCATCACTAGAAATCTAGGTACCTAATATTCGAGTAAATAGaaaaaatctgtaaaaatattaatatttatttcaaaagatCTCAACACCTTTCATGCTCCGTCCAAgtagtttttgtaaaagtaaGAGATTGAACGTAAATTGGCTGCCTTTCATGCTTTGATAGCTCAAGCCTTGTCTGTATAAATTAAACTTTTCGATTTACTCGAAAAACAGCTCATAAATGGAAAATATCGCTCCATTTTGTAGTTACGGCTAAGAGTAAATATGAATTTTTGCTATAATTTCACAACTTACAATGAACGGTACAAGTCCATTTCATCTGCAGTCTGTAGGTAACCTAGTCTCTATCGATAGGTACTGATCTCAAAATgcgataatagtacattacgatacaagtgcgaaaaataggaaagtcgaaacgagtggcgataaattaaaacacgaccgaagggagcgttataaatcgacacaagttgcgaattaccgattcgcacatgtatcgtacgttttacagtacatatggccctctAAATTTTTGACATACGTAATGTGCTACTTATCGCACTAATgcggtaaattagcaccataAGTATTGACTGACACCTTCAGACCGACGCCACTGAAATCACGCTGAGAGAAGTGCTATTGTAAAACTTGGTGAAGGTTGTATAGTGACGTACCCGACCCGACAGCAGAGTGAGGCTGGTTTGTATCGGTGATCCAACGCGGCTCCGTTTACCTATAGTGATTCTGACGGACGGCAGTGAAATTAAGCTAAGTGGCATGCTATTTCAAAATAAGGGAAAGGTAAAGGTGATGTACCCCGCCCGACAGCAGAGCGTAAAGGCTGAGGGAAGTGCTATTGTAAAACTTGGTGAAGGTTGTATAGTGACGTACCCGACCCGACAGCAGAGTGAGGCTGGTTTGTATCGGTGATCCAACGCGGCTCCGTTTACCTATAGTGATTCTGATGGACGGCAGTGAAATTAAGCTAAGTGGCATGCTAATTTAAAATAAGGGAAAGGTAAAGGTGATGTACCCCGCCCGACAGCAGAGCGTAAAGGCTGAGGGAAGTGCTATTGTAAAACTTGGTGAAGGTTGTATAGTGACGTACCCGACCCGACAGCAGAGTGAGGCTGGTTTGTATCGGTGATCCAACGCGGCTCCGTTTACCTATAGTGATTCTGACGGACGGCAGTGAAATTAAGCTAAGTGGCATGCTAATTTAAAATAAGGGAAAGGTAAAGGTGATGTACCCCGCCCGACAGCAGAGCGTAGAGGCTGGTTAGCATCTCCATGGGCCTGCGCGGTTGGTCCAGCTCGCGCCGCCGCCAGCcgggccgcgccgcgccgccgccgcgcgcgcgcccTCCCCACACGCCTTTGCCCTCTCTGCGcacaatatttattatacatttattccagtttataatttatatcgtagGTATTAGTAATTGGCAACTTAAAAATAAGAATTATATTCCTTTGTTTCTTTCTGATAATTTGTAGCGTTCTCCataaggtaccactttgtcgcttaccaaaaAGACGAAGTTTTGTCAGAGGATCCTTATggcaaacgacaatgtggtaccttttgattgagaaaaGATCACATTTGTTAAAAGTCGCCAAATACTAAGGATGGGCCAATAACTAAGTAtatatagcagtcaccctaacAAAATTAAGCATTGTAGACATGACCTTTCTTGTTTCCACACTTACTTTTAGcccacttaaaaaaacagtataCTCTTAGAATTTTTCAAACACAAAACtaattgaagggtacacggaaagaacatctctagtcactttagt
The Cydia strobilella chromosome Z, ilCydStro3.1, whole genome shotgun sequence genome window above contains:
- the LOC134753805 gene encoding uncharacterized protein LOC134753805 codes for the protein MSVLTLEGKGVWGGRARGGGAARPGWRRRELDQPRRPMEMLTSLYALLSGGQGVNPKIDSIAFRLHCGATTAALLAASAALTTRHLVGNPIDCIHTRLVLSAPSMHLASDNPSNKRGSHYTSPL